Proteins encoded within one genomic window of Micromonospora halotolerans:
- a CDS encoding thiol-disulfide oxidoreductase DCC family protein yields the protein METSTFVYDGDCAFCSKCARIIERWIPTRARVLPWQFADLDALGLTVAECDEAVQWVGADGVRAAGPDAIARLLGDSNPLWRAAGAGLRFPPVRAAAWPAYRWVARNRHRLPGGTAACAVPSAARD from the coding sequence ATGGAGACGTCGACCTTCGTCTACGACGGCGACTGCGCGTTCTGCAGCAAATGCGCGCGGATCATCGAACGGTGGATCCCGACCCGCGCCCGGGTGCTGCCCTGGCAGTTCGCCGACCTCGACGCGCTCGGCCTGACCGTCGCCGAGTGCGACGAGGCGGTGCAGTGGGTCGGCGCGGACGGCGTACGCGCCGCGGGCCCGGACGCCATCGCCCGGCTGCTCGGCGACAGCAACCCGCTCTGGCGGGCCGCCGGGGCCGGTCTCCGGTTCCCCCCGGTCCGCGCCGCCGCCTGGCCGGCGTACCGCTGGGTGGCCCGCAACCGCCACCGCCTGCCCGGCGGCACCGCGGCCTGCGCGGTCCCGTCCGCCGCGCGCGACTGA
- a CDS encoding acyl-CoA dehydrogenase family protein: protein MARLAQTPGLTDVQRSILETVREFADKEIIPHAQRLEHADEYPTDILDGMREMGLFGLTIDEEYGGLGESLLTYALVVEELSRGWMSISGIVNTHFIVAYLISQHGSADQKARLLPRMATGEVRGAFSMSEPECGSDVSAIKSKAVRDGDNYVLNGQKMWLTNGAYSSVVATLVKTDTGADSVYGNMSTFLLEKEPGFGETAPGLTIPGKIDKMGYKGVETTEMVLDGVTVPASAVLGGEEKVGRGFYQMMDGIEVGRVNVAARACGISIRAFELAVAYAQQRRTFGQPLAKHQAVAFKLAEMGTKIEAAHALMVNAARLKDAGQRNDVEAGMAKLLASEYCAEVVQEAFRIHGGYGYSKEYEIERLMREAPFLLIGEGTSEIQKTIISRGLLKEYKL, encoded by the coding sequence ATGGCCCGACTCGCCCAGACGCCCGGCCTGACCGACGTGCAGCGGTCGATCCTGGAAACCGTCCGGGAGTTCGCCGACAAGGAGATCATCCCGCACGCCCAGCGGCTGGAGCACGCCGACGAGTACCCCACCGACATCCTCGACGGGATGCGCGAGATGGGGCTGTTCGGCCTGACCATCGACGAGGAGTACGGGGGTCTCGGCGAGTCCCTGCTGACCTACGCCCTCGTGGTCGAGGAGCTGTCCCGGGGCTGGATGTCCATCTCCGGCATCGTCAACACCCACTTCATCGTGGCGTACCTGATCTCCCAGCACGGTTCGGCCGACCAGAAGGCCCGGCTGCTGCCCCGGATGGCCACCGGCGAGGTGCGCGGCGCCTTCTCGATGTCTGAGCCCGAGTGCGGCTCCGACGTCTCGGCGATCAAGTCGAAGGCGGTCCGCGACGGCGACAACTACGTGCTCAACGGCCAGAAGATGTGGCTGACCAACGGCGCGTACTCCTCGGTGGTCGCCACCCTGGTCAAGACCGACACCGGGGCCGACTCGGTCTACGGCAACATGAGCACCTTCCTGCTGGAGAAGGAGCCCGGCTTCGGCGAGACCGCCCCCGGGCTGACCATCCCCGGCAAGATCGACAAGATGGGTTACAAGGGCGTCGAGACCACCGAGATGGTGCTCGACGGCGTCACCGTCCCCGCCTCGGCGGTGCTCGGCGGCGAGGAGAAGGTCGGCCGCGGCTTCTACCAGATGATGGACGGCATCGAGGTCGGCCGGGTCAACGTGGCGGCCCGCGCCTGCGGCATCTCCATCCGCGCCTTCGAGCTGGCCGTCGCGTACGCCCAGCAGCGCCGCACCTTCGGCCAGCCCCTGGCCAAGCACCAGGCCGTCGCGTTCAAGCTCGCCGAGATGGGCACGAAGATCGAGGCCGCCCACGCCCTCATGGTCAACGCGGCCCGGCTCAAGGACGCCGGCCAGCGCAACGACGTCGAGGCCGGGATGGCCAAGCTGCTCGCCTCGGAGTACTGCGCCGAGGTCGTCCAGGAGGCGTTCCGCATCCACGGCGGCTACGGCTACTCCAAGGAGTACGAGATCGAGCGGCTCATGCGGGAAGCGCCCTTCCTGCTGATCGGCGAGGGCACCTCGGAGATCCAGAAGACGATCATCAGCCGCGGCCTGCTGAAGGAGTACAAGCTCTGA
- a CDS encoding DUF4190 domain-containing protein, with the protein MTYSPPPGGWHDPSAAGPQSSPPVDPTLPMAGNPIPTQPTSADPYAPADPYAGMKSGDPYAAPGYPPPGNPYAAPGYPPPGDPYAAAGYPPPAYPGYAPPSSKTNTLAIVALVLSLVGFTSCITAPVGAIMGHVARKQIRQTGEQGEGMAKAAIIVGWILTALLVLLIIFYVVMIIIAINSDNSGSY; encoded by the coding sequence ATGACCTATTCCCCACCGCCCGGTGGCTGGCACGACCCGTCGGCGGCCGGGCCACAGTCGAGCCCGCCGGTCGACCCGACACTGCCGATGGCCGGCAACCCCATCCCGACCCAGCCGACCTCGGCGGACCCGTACGCGCCCGCCGACCCGTACGCCGGCATGAAGTCCGGTGACCCGTACGCCGCGCCCGGCTACCCGCCGCCCGGCAACCCGTACGCCGCGCCCGGCTACCCGCCGCCCGGCGACCCGTACGCGGCGGCCGGTTACCCGCCGCCGGCCTACCCCGGCTACGCGCCCCCGTCCAGCAAGACGAACACCCTGGCCATCGTGGCGCTGGTGCTCTCGCTGGTCGGCTTCACCTCCTGCATCACCGCCCCGGTCGGCGCCATCATGGGCCACGTGGCCCGGAAGCAGATCCGGCAGACCGGCGAGCAGGGCGAGGGCATGGCGAAGGCCGCCATCATCGTGGGCTGGATCCTCACCGCCCTGCTGGTGCTGCTGATCATCTTCTACGTCGTAATGATCATCATCGCCATCAACTCGGACAACTCCGGCAGCTACTGA
- a CDS encoding DUF742 domain-containing protein, which yields MHTTGDDDEAWYDADAGPVARPYTVTRGRLRSDHGQLDLISLVVARRTAPASAQLFPEQARIIERCHRPLSVAEVAAGLELPLGTVRVLLGDLLEAGLIETHEPPSLSGAPSRKLLEALLDGLRTL from the coding sequence GTGCACACCACTGGAGACGATGACGAGGCCTGGTACGACGCGGACGCCGGGCCGGTGGCCCGGCCGTACACGGTGACGCGCGGACGTCTCAGGTCCGACCACGGTCAGCTCGATCTGATCTCCCTCGTGGTGGCCCGGCGGACGGCCCCTGCCTCCGCACAGCTGTTTCCCGAGCAGGCCCGCATAATCGAGCGGTGCCACCGTCCACTGTCGGTGGCGGAGGTCGCCGCCGGACTGGAGCTGCCGTTGGGTACCGTCCGGGTGCTGCTCGGCGATCTGCTGGAGGCGGGCCTGATCGAGACGCACGAGCCACCGTCACTGTCCGGGGCGCCGTCCAGGAAACTGCTCGAGGCGCTGCTCGACGGCCTCCGCACGCTGTGA
- a CDS encoding HpcH/HpaI aldolase/citrate lyase family protein gives MAAVGRPRRSCLAVPGSSVKMLGKAQGLPADQVFLDLEDAVAPLAKPDARKNIVAALNEGDWAGKTRVVRVNDLTTPWTYRDVIEVVEGAGANLDCIMLPKVQNAEQVHWLDLLLTQIEKTLGLEVGRIGIEAQIENAAGLVNVDAIAAASPRVETIIFGPADFMASINMKSLVVGALIPDYPGDPYHYILMRILMAARMHDKQAIDGPFLQIRDVDAFREVAKRSAALGFDGKWVLHPGQIDAANEVYSPAQADYDHAELILDAYDWYTSEAGGKLGAVMLGDEMIDEASRKMALVVAAKGRAAGMSRTSSFTPPVE, from the coding sequence ATGGCCGCAGTCGGTCGCCCCCGCCGGTCCTGCCTCGCGGTACCCGGTTCCAGCGTCAAGATGCTCGGCAAGGCCCAGGGTCTCCCCGCCGACCAGGTCTTCCTCGACCTGGAGGACGCGGTCGCCCCGCTGGCCAAGCCGGACGCCCGCAAGAACATCGTCGCCGCGCTGAACGAGGGCGACTGGGCCGGCAAGACCCGGGTGGTGCGGGTGAACGACCTGACCACGCCGTGGACCTACCGGGACGTCATCGAGGTGGTCGAGGGCGCCGGGGCCAACCTGGACTGCATCATGCTGCCGAAGGTGCAGAACGCCGAGCAGGTGCACTGGCTGGACCTGCTGCTCACCCAGATCGAGAAGACGCTCGGCCTGGAGGTCGGCCGGATCGGCATCGAGGCGCAGATCGAGAACGCCGCCGGCCTGGTCAACGTCGACGCGATCGCGGCCGCCTCGCCCCGGGTCGAGACGATCATCTTCGGTCCGGCCGACTTCATGGCCTCGATCAACATGAAGTCGCTGGTGGTCGGCGCGCTGATCCCGGACTACCCGGGCGACCCCTACCACTACATCCTCATGCGGATCCTGATGGCGGCCCGGATGCACGACAAGCAGGCCATCGACGGCCCGTTCCTGCAGATCCGGGACGTGGACGCGTTCCGCGAGGTGGCGAAGCGCTCGGCCGCGCTGGGCTTCGACGGCAAGTGGGTGCTGCACCCGGGCCAGATCGACGCGGCCAACGAGGTCTACTCCCCGGCCCAGGCCGACTACGACCACGCCGAGCTGATCCTCGACGCGTACGACTGGTACACCTCGGAGGCGGGCGGGAAGCTCGGCGCCGTGATGCTCGGCGACGAGATGATCGACGAGGCGTCCCGCAAGATGGCGCTGGTCGTCGCCGCCAAGGGCCGGGCCGCCGGGATGAGCCGCACCTCGTCGTTCACCCCGCCCGTCGAGTGA
- a CDS encoding CoA-binding protein, with translation MRSAQQILADSAVIAVVGASRDPGKAAHRVPLEMQRHGWRIIPVNPTVDELFGEKAYPSLADIPHPVDLVDVFRPARDAVEVVRQAVAIGAPAVWLQLGIFSAEARRIAEEAGIDYVEDRCLIIERAAGGLSRRG, from the coding sequence ATGCGTTCCGCCCAGCAGATCCTCGCCGACTCCGCCGTGATCGCCGTCGTGGGCGCGTCCCGCGACCCGGGCAAGGCCGCGCACCGCGTGCCGCTGGAGATGCAGCGGCACGGTTGGCGGATCATCCCGGTGAACCCGACCGTGGACGAGCTGTTCGGCGAGAAGGCGTACCCGTCGCTGGCCGACATCCCGCACCCGGTCGACCTGGTCGACGTGTTCCGCCCGGCCCGCGACGCCGTCGAGGTGGTGCGGCAGGCCGTGGCGATCGGCGCGCCGGCGGTCTGGTTGCAGCTCGGGATCTTCTCGGCCGAGGCGCGGCGGATCGCCGAGGAGGCGGGGATCGACTACGTCGAGGACCGCTGCCTCATCATCGAGCGGGCCGCCGGGGGCCTGTCGCGGCGCGGCTGA
- a CDS encoding roadblock/LC7 domain-containing protein, which yields MTHSAVATDSLAAALDGLVDRVPGAEVAVVLSPDGLLLGRSRHVEDQLAEQVASLVSGLYALGQAAGRVCVAGGLRQVVVQMARSFVFVATTRGGAILTVRMGGDADVGDMAYEVALFAAQAERALPVYLEPAPTVTGGISGAHHWRR from the coding sequence ATGACGCATTCAGCGGTCGCCACCGACAGCCTGGCCGCCGCCCTGGACGGCCTGGTCGACCGGGTTCCGGGAGCCGAGGTCGCCGTGGTGCTCTCCCCCGACGGGTTGCTGCTCGGCCGGTCCCGGCACGTCGAGGACCAGCTCGCCGAGCAGGTCGCCAGCCTGGTCAGCGGGCTGTACGCGTTGGGACAGGCCGCCGGCCGGGTCTGCGTGGCCGGCGGGCTTCGGCAGGTCGTCGTGCAGATGGCACGCTCGTTCGTGTTCGTCGCCACCACCCGGGGCGGAGCGATCCTCACCGTCCGCATGGGCGGTGACGCCGACGTCGGCGACATGGCGTACGAGGTGGCGCTGTTCGCGGCGCAGGCCGAGCGGGCCCTGCCCGTCTACCTCGAACCGGCCCCGACGGTGACAGGCGGGATCAGCGGTGCACACCACTGGAGACGATGA
- a CDS encoding intein-containing Rv2578c family radical SAM protein — MRWDNLSAPPDEGTPDGAAPAAPPLPLALPGAIARTFDTPGFAGMTFYEVRAKSIINRVPGQSRVPFEWTINPYRGCSHACVYCLAGDTPILMADGRTRLISELEVGDRIYGTERRGAYRHYVVTTVRAKWSTVKRAHRVTLEDGTTLVASGDHRFLTERGWKHVTGSMRGGGRRPYLTTHNRLLGTGGFASAPKRSADYRRGYLCALVRDADHPGSRFRLATADEEALERAERFLADAGIGAERLAGPPVRGARRSTTPIRTARPGDADAVAGLIRPDDEPTDDWWLGFLAGAFDAAGSCRRGVFRITVGDDGGLRRAATALDRFGFRWVLDDPGNLNRARQLRLTGGLPERLRFFHLTDPAVTRKRSIEGMALKCRARLRVASIEDLGLELPLWDITTGTGDFIANGVVSHNCFARNTHTYLDLDAGADFDRKVIVKVNAGELVRRELAAPKWRGAHIAMGTNVDCYQRAEGRYELMPQILAALRDFANPFSILTKGTLLLRDLPLLRQAAEVTRVGLSYSVGFVDEALWRAVEPGTPSPRRRLDAVRRLTDAGFSVGVLMAPVLPGLSDDDESIDATVAAVAASGATSVTPLPLHLRPGAREWYARWLAREFPHLVPRYRQLYQAGAYAPQAYQREVTARVRMAARRHGLHRGEVGDNRQLPEPPAPAAEQLSLL; from the coding sequence ATGCGCTGGGACAACCTCTCCGCTCCCCCGGACGAGGGGACTCCCGACGGGGCAGCGCCGGCGGCTCCACCCCTGCCGCTGGCGCTCCCCGGCGCGATCGCCCGCACCTTCGACACCCCCGGCTTCGCCGGCATGACCTTCTACGAGGTGCGGGCCAAGTCGATCATCAATCGGGTGCCGGGCCAGTCCCGCGTCCCGTTCGAGTGGACGATCAACCCCTACCGCGGTTGCTCCCACGCGTGTGTGTACTGCCTCGCGGGCGACACGCCGATCCTGATGGCCGACGGCCGCACCAGGCTGATCAGCGAGCTGGAGGTCGGCGACCGGATCTACGGCACCGAGCGGCGGGGCGCCTACCGGCACTACGTGGTCACCACCGTGCGTGCCAAGTGGTCGACGGTGAAGCGGGCCCACCGGGTGACGCTGGAGGACGGCACCACGCTGGTCGCCAGCGGCGACCACCGGTTCCTCACCGAGCGCGGCTGGAAACACGTGACCGGCAGCATGCGGGGTGGCGGCCGGCGGCCCTACCTGACCACCCACAACCGCCTGCTCGGCACGGGCGGGTTCGCCTCCGCCCCGAAGCGCTCGGCCGACTACCGGCGGGGCTACCTCTGCGCGCTGGTGCGCGACGCCGACCACCCGGGCAGCCGCTTCCGGCTGGCCACGGCCGACGAGGAGGCGCTGGAGCGCGCGGAGCGGTTCCTCGCCGACGCCGGGATCGGCGCGGAGCGGCTGGCCGGCCCGCCGGTCCGCGGCGCCCGCCGGTCGACGACCCCGATCCGCACCGCCCGCCCCGGCGACGCCGACGCGGTCGCCGGGCTGATCCGTCCCGACGACGAGCCGACCGACGACTGGTGGCTGGGCTTCCTGGCCGGCGCCTTTGACGCGGCCGGCAGTTGCCGGCGGGGCGTGTTCCGGATCACCGTGGGCGACGACGGGGGCCTGCGCCGGGCGGCCACCGCCCTGGACCGGTTCGGCTTCCGGTGGGTGCTCGACGACCCGGGCAACCTCAACCGGGCCCGCCAGCTCCGGCTGACCGGCGGCCTGCCGGAGCGGTTGCGCTTCTTCCACCTGACCGACCCGGCGGTCACCCGCAAGCGTTCGATCGAGGGCATGGCGCTCAAGTGCCGGGCCCGGCTGCGGGTGGCGAGCATCGAGGATCTCGGGCTGGAGCTCCCGCTGTGGGACATCACCACGGGCACCGGTGACTTCATCGCCAACGGGGTGGTCAGCCACAACTGCTTCGCCCGCAACACGCACACCTACCTCGACCTCGACGCCGGCGCGGACTTCGACCGGAAGGTGATCGTCAAGGTCAACGCCGGTGAGCTGGTACGCCGTGAGCTGGCCGCGCCGAAGTGGCGCGGCGCGCACATCGCCATGGGCACCAACGTGGACTGCTACCAGCGGGCCGAGGGGCGCTACGAGCTGATGCCGCAGATCCTCGCGGCGCTGCGCGACTTCGCCAACCCGTTCTCGATCCTGACCAAGGGCACCCTGCTGCTGCGGGACCTGCCGCTGCTGCGCCAGGCCGCCGAGGTGACCCGGGTCGGGTTGTCCTACTCGGTGGGTTTCGTGGACGAGGCGCTGTGGCGGGCCGTCGAGCCGGGCACGCCGAGCCCGCGTCGCCGCCTCGACGCCGTCCGCCGGCTCACCGACGCCGGCTTCTCGGTCGGGGTGCTCATGGCGCCGGTCCTGCCGGGCCTCAGCGACGACGACGAGTCGATCGACGCGACGGTCGCCGCGGTCGCCGCGTCCGGGGCCACCAGCGTCACCCCGCTGCCGCTGCACCTGCGCCCCGGCGCCCGCGAGTGGTACGCGCGCTGGCTGGCCCGTGAGTTCCCGCACCTGGTCCCCCGCTACCGGCAGCTCTACCAGGCCGGGGCGTACGCGCCGCAGGCCTACCAGCGGGAGGTGACCGCGCGGGTGCGGATGGCGGCCCGCCGGCACGGGCTGCACCGGGGCGAGGTCGGCGACAACCGGCAGCTGCCCGAGCCGCCCGCACCGGCGGCCGAGCAGCTGTCCCTGCTGTGA
- a CDS encoding TetR/AcrR family transcriptional regulator yields MPKRVDHRERRALIADALMRVAAEQGLEAVSLRHVAAAAGVSAGMVQHYFRTRDEMMTFALAVVRERNESRVTRAIGALGATPAPRALLRTMLAELLPLDEERRADGRVALAFLAYTAVRPAVAAALHDETAALLGFVAGQIRAGAHPGVDPERAAVGLLAVMEGLGIYLLGGHYPPETALAALDTQLDLLFGPEADRPPAGADVSRAATGPRRPAR; encoded by the coding sequence ATGCCGAAGCGGGTCGACCACCGGGAGCGCCGGGCGCTGATCGCGGACGCGCTCATGCGGGTCGCGGCCGAACAGGGTCTGGAGGCCGTCAGCCTCCGGCACGTGGCCGCCGCGGCCGGGGTCAGCGCCGGGATGGTGCAGCACTACTTCCGCACCCGGGACGAGATGATGACCTTCGCGCTCGCCGTGGTCCGGGAGCGCAACGAGAGCCGGGTGACCCGCGCCATCGGGGCGCTCGGCGCGACGCCGGCACCCCGGGCCCTGCTGCGGACCATGCTGGCCGAGCTGCTGCCGCTGGACGAGGAGCGCCGCGCCGACGGCCGGGTCGCGCTCGCGTTCCTGGCCTACACCGCCGTACGCCCCGCCGTCGCCGCCGCGCTGCACGACGAGACGGCCGCCCTGCTCGGGTTCGTCGCCGGCCAGATCCGGGCCGGAGCCCACCCCGGGGTGGACCCGGAGCGGGCCGCGGTCGGGTTGCTCGCCGTGATGGAGGGCCTCGGCATCTACCTGCTCGGCGGGCACTACCCGCCGGAAACCGCGCTGGCCGCCCTCGACACCCAGCTCGACCTGCTCTTCGGCCCAGAGGCTGATCGTCCTCCGGCCGGGGCCGACGTCAGCCGCGCCGCGACAGGCCCCCGGCGGCCCGCTCGATGA
- a CDS encoding SDR family NAD(P)-dependent oxidoreductase, whose product MALDARGGRSRRDVSRPGLVRRPRGGAPAGSADQDQPAPLEEPATMRLDGRVALVTGAGSPDGIGYATARRLADLGARVAIVSTTRRIHDRAGELGVTGFVADLTDESEVGALADAVAEQLGDVEVLVNNAGLASRASPEVLRPVAQLTYDEWRGEIDRNLTTAFLCSRAFISGMAERGWGRIVNLAATAGPVNALPTEAAYAAAKAGVVGLTRALAMEMIADGVTVNAVAPGIIHTAASTMVEIKQGLGTPVGRPGTPDEVAAAIAFLCSPAASYITGQMLVVDGGNSVREAEFR is encoded by the coding sequence ATGGCACTTGACGCGCGCGGTGGTCGGTCTCGACGGGACGTCAGCCGGCCGGGCCTGGTGCGCCGGCCCCGCGGCGGCGCCCCGGCGGGCTCCGCCGACCAGGACCAGCCGGCACCGCTGGAGGAACCGGCCACCATGCGCCTGGACGGCCGCGTCGCGCTGGTCACCGGCGCGGGCAGTCCGGACGGCATCGGGTACGCGACGGCGCGCCGCCTCGCCGACCTGGGCGCGCGGGTGGCGATCGTCTCCACCACCCGACGGATCCACGACCGGGCCGGCGAGCTGGGTGTCACCGGCTTCGTCGCGGACCTCACCGACGAGTCCGAGGTGGGCGCGCTCGCCGACGCGGTGGCCGAGCAGCTCGGCGACGTCGAGGTGCTGGTCAACAACGCCGGCCTGGCCAGCCGGGCCAGCCCGGAGGTGCTGCGGCCGGTGGCCCAGCTGACCTACGACGAGTGGCGCGGCGAGATCGACCGCAACCTGACCACGGCGTTCCTGTGCAGCCGCGCGTTCATCAGCGGGATGGCCGAGCGGGGCTGGGGGCGGATCGTCAACCTGGCGGCCACCGCCGGGCCGGTCAACGCGCTGCCCACCGAGGCCGCCTACGCGGCGGCGAAGGCCGGCGTGGTCGGGCTGACCCGGGCGCTGGCCATGGAGATGATCGCCGACGGGGTGACCGTGAACGCGGTGGCGCCGGGCATCATCCACACCGCGGCGTCCACCATGGTCGAGATCAAGCAGGGCCTCGGCACCCCGGTCGGGCGTCCCGGCACGCCGGACGAGGTGGCGGCGGCCATCGCCTTCCTCTGCTCGCCGGCCGCCTCCTACATCACCGGGCAGATGCTGGTGGTCGACGGCGGCAACAGCGTCCGGGAGGCCGAGTTCCGCTGA
- a CDS encoding cellulose binding domain-containing protein, producing the protein MPAPPSPPRRTLPLILLDGLVAAVGAVRRAVVGRRDGSRLAFVAIAASLGVLLATAYSIVAVLRTPERLSPVAVGPAGTVPATGPVATETPEERPESSDATPRTSTPPVTMGAPGAPVPPAARSSTGARPATTPSPPPPVPLGAAFAVEDNALLSYGAAVTIDNPGTAPAPTWTLVVVLPRESLRVTSVTGARASRDGATWTFVPEGDTGRVPGGGTVRVTFRVNGAATSATPTACTIDGAACTGLRD; encoded by the coding sequence GTGCCGGCACCACCGTCCCCGCCACGGCGGACCCTGCCGCTCATCCTGTTGGACGGGCTCGTCGCCGCGGTCGGGGCCGTGCGTCGCGCCGTCGTCGGCCGGCGTGACGGCTCGCGGCTCGCGTTCGTGGCGATCGCCGCCTCGCTGGGGGTGCTGCTGGCGACGGCGTACTCGATCGTCGCGGTGCTGCGCACGCCGGAGCGGCTGAGCCCGGTGGCCGTCGGGCCGGCCGGCACCGTGCCGGCGACCGGCCCGGTGGCGACCGAGACACCGGAGGAGCGGCCCGAGTCGAGCGACGCCACCCCGCGGACGTCCACACCGCCGGTGACCATGGGGGCGCCCGGGGCCCCCGTCCCGCCGGCCGCGCGGTCGTCGACCGGTGCGCGGCCGGCGACCACCCCGTCGCCACCGCCACCCGTCCCGCTGGGGGCCGCCTTCGCGGTCGAGGACAACGCCCTGCTCAGCTACGGCGCCGCGGTGACGATCGACAACCCGGGAACGGCGCCGGCGCCGACCTGGACCCTGGTGGTCGTGCTGCCCCGCGAGTCGCTCCGGGTCACCTCGGTCACCGGGGCGCGGGCCAGCCGGGACGGCGCGACGTGGACGTTCGTGCCGGAGGGTGACACCGGCCGGGTGCCGGGCGGCGGCACGGTGCGCGTGACGTTCCGGGTGAACGGCGCGGCGACCAGCGCCACGCCCACGGCGTGCACCATCGACGGCGCCGCCTGCACGGGTCTGCGGGACTGA
- a CDS encoding SDR family NAD(P)-dependent oxidoreductase, translated as MEDLTERRTVVVTGASSGIGLAAAVDLARRGDRVVLVGRDPARLRAAGERLRECCGEQPELFRADFAVLDDVRGLAERLRAAYDRIDVLANNAGAIVLQPVTTVDGFELSMQANHLAPFLLSNLLRDRVGRMVVTASGAHRSGVLDPDDLNAALRRYRPMRAYGTSKQANILFAAEVARRWPEMPAHSFHPGVVRTRFGNESRLVALGMRLLPFRSPERGAETLVWLANQDPARLVDGGYYADRRLRRPLPKAADPALAARLWTASATAVGIDA; from the coding sequence GTGGAAGATCTCACTGAGCGCCGGACCGTCGTGGTGACCGGCGCCAGCTCGGGCATCGGCCTCGCCGCCGCGGTCGACCTGGCGCGACGCGGCGACCGCGTGGTACTGGTCGGCCGGGATCCGGCCCGGCTGCGCGCCGCCGGGGAACGGCTCCGCGAGTGCTGCGGCGAGCAACCCGAGCTGTTCCGCGCCGACTTCGCCGTGCTGGACGACGTACGCGGGCTCGCCGAGCGGCTGCGCGCCGCGTACGACCGGATCGACGTGCTGGCCAACAACGCCGGGGCGATCGTGCTCCAGCCGGTCACCACGGTCGACGGCTTCGAGCTGAGCATGCAGGCCAACCACCTGGCGCCGTTCCTGCTCAGCAACCTGTTGCGGGACCGGGTCGGCCGGATGGTGGTGACCGCCTCGGGCGCGCACCGCAGCGGTGTGCTCGACCCCGACGACCTCAACGCCGCGCTGCGCCGCTACCGGCCCATGCGCGCGTACGGGACCAGCAAGCAGGCGAACATCCTGTTCGCCGCCGAGGTGGCCCGGCGCTGGCCGGAGATGCCGGCGCACTCGTTCCACCCGGGCGTCGTGCGGACCCGGTTCGGCAACGAGAGCCGGCTGGTCGCCCTCGGCATGCGGCTGCTGCCGTTCCGCAGCCCGGAGCGGGGCGCGGAGACCCTGGTCTGGCTGGCCAACCAGGACCCGGCCCGGCTGGTCGACGGTGGCTACTACGCCGACCGCCGGCTCCGCCGGCCACTGCCCAAGGCGGCCGACCCGGCCCTTGCCGCCCGGCTCTGGACGGCCAGCGCCACGGCCGTCGGCATCGATGCCTGA
- a CDS encoding DUF4190 domain-containing protein gives MSQPPGEPDQPPSPYEPPAYGQPYGDPQQQPHWGHQPPGGGQPPYAPQPPYGQYGPPGPGPQPRGGGPNVLAILSLVFAFVFAPAGIVCGHLAKRQIRRTGEEGDQLATWGLILSYIFTAIGLLVCCGWIGLAIWANSDNGNTY, from the coding sequence GTGAGCCAACCACCTGGTGAGCCCGACCAGCCACCGTCGCCGTACGAGCCGCCGGCCTACGGCCAGCCGTACGGGGACCCGCAGCAGCAGCCGCACTGGGGGCATCAGCCACCCGGGGGTGGCCAGCCGCCCTATGCCCCGCAACCCCCGTACGGCCAGTACGGGCCACCCGGCCCCGGCCCGCAGCCGCGCGGCGGCGGGCCGAACGTGCTCGCCATCCTGTCGCTGGTCTTTGCCTTCGTCTTCGCCCCGGCCGGCATCGTCTGCGGCCACCTGGCCAAGCGGCAGATCCGGCGGACCGGCGAGGAGGGCGACCAGCTCGCCACCTGGGGGCTGATCCTCAGCTACATCTTCACCGCGATCGGCCTGCTGGTCTGCTGCGGCTGGATCGGCCTGGCCATCTGGGCCAACTCGGACAACGGCAACACCTACTGA